One Rosettibacter firmus genomic window carries:
- a CDS encoding decaprenyl-phosphate phosphoribosyltransferase, producing the protein MKKIILYLRLIRITNWLKNIFVFVPLVFSKHLFNLDYFYKAVIAFLIFSFASSLVYVFNDIVDVERDRVHPVKKNRPLAANLLSLQEAKIILIILSLLTITLCITIWNEFVYVVFIYILINIFYSLYLKNIVIVDVFCIAAGFMLRVIGGALIISVYISNWLILTTLFLSLFLAIMKRRLEFISYQKIEMQREVLNKYTLNFIDQMVSLTSAGVVISYALYTVASRTILLFGTEKLIYTTIFVLFGIFRYMYIAFKENKGENVIEVLLIDKPMIFNLLLYIVTTLLIIYF; encoded by the coding sequence TTGAAAAAAATAATTTTGTATCTGAGATTAATACGGATTACTAACTGGCTGAAAAATATTTTTGTATTTGTACCACTTGTTTTTTCAAAACATCTATTCAACTTAGATTATTTTTATAAAGCAGTAATTGCTTTTCTTATTTTTTCTTTTGCATCAAGTCTTGTTTATGTTTTTAATGACATAGTCGATGTTGAAAGAGATCGAGTTCATCCTGTCAAAAAAAATAGACCTCTTGCAGCTAATTTGTTAAGCTTACAGGAAGCAAAGATTATATTAATTATTTTATCTCTTCTTACTATTACTTTATGTATTACTATCTGGAATGAATTTGTATATGTTGTTTTTATATATATCCTTATTAATATTTTTTATTCATTGTACTTGAAAAATATAGTTATTGTTGATGTTTTTTGTATAGCTGCAGGTTTTATGCTACGTGTTATTGGTGGTGCATTAATAATCTCAGTTTATATTTCTAACTGGCTTATACTTACTACACTATTTTTATCTTTGTTCTTAGCAATAATGAAAAGAAGGTTAGAATTTATTAGTTATCAAAAAATTGAAATGCAGCGAGAAGTGCTGAATAAATATACACTTAATTTTATTGATCAAATGGTTTCTCTTACATCGGCAGGAGTTGTTATATCATATGCTTTGTATACAGTTGCATCGAGAACTATTTTATTATTTGGTACAGAAAAATTAATTTATACAACAATCTTTGTTTTGTTTGGAATTTTTCGTTATATGTATATAGCTTTTAAAGAAAATAAAGGGGAAAATGTTATTGAAGTATTATTAATAGATAAACCAATGATTTTTAATTTATTACTTTATATCGTTACTACATTATTAATAATTTACTTCTAA